One genomic segment of Terrihabitans soli includes these proteins:
- the tgt gene encoding tRNA guanosine(34) transglycosylase Tgt: MTGFSFTVHATDGTARAGTIRTAHGEVATPAFMAVGTAATVKAMQMRDVRETGTDVVLGNTYHLMLRPTAERVAEMGGLHKFMNWPHTILTDSGGFQVMSLAKLRKVTEEGVAFQSHIDGSKHMLTPERSMEIQSVLGSDIHMQFDECVELPNTREEIDRAMRLSLRWAERSKSAFRGGPGQAPFAIVQGGDQIDLRQASARELVAMDFPGYAVGGLAVGEPQEVMLRVLDETVPVLPAAKPRYLMGVGTPDDLLQSLSRGIDMFDCVMPTRAGRHGQAYTRFGRLNLKNARHATDPAPLDPESRCPAARDYSRAYLHHLVRSEEILGMTLLTWANLAYYQDLMAGARAAIGAGKLGDYIAETKAGWARGEEA, translated from the coding sequence ATGACCGGATTCTCCTTCACCGTTCACGCAACTGACGGTACGGCCCGCGCCGGAACCATCCGCACGGCCCATGGCGAAGTGGCAACGCCTGCTTTCATGGCGGTCGGCACGGCGGCGACGGTAAAGGCCATGCAGATGCGCGATGTGCGCGAGACCGGCACGGATGTCGTTCTCGGCAATACCTACCATCTGATGCTGCGGCCGACGGCCGAGCGCGTCGCGGAGATGGGTGGGCTTCATAAATTCATGAACTGGCCGCACACGATCCTCACCGATAGCGGTGGGTTTCAGGTTATGTCGCTGGCGAAGCTGCGCAAGGTGACGGAGGAGGGTGTGGCCTTCCAATCTCACATCGACGGCTCCAAGCACATGCTGACGCCCGAGCGCAGCATGGAGATCCAGAGCGTCCTCGGCTCCGACATTCATATGCAGTTCGACGAATGCGTCGAACTGCCGAACACGCGCGAGGAAATCGACCGCGCGATGCGTCTGTCATTACGATGGGCGGAACGTTCGAAATCCGCTTTCCGTGGCGGACCGGGTCAAGCGCCGTTCGCCATCGTTCAGGGCGGCGATCAGATCGATCTGCGCCAGGCCTCTGCGCGCGAACTCGTTGCGATGGATTTTCCGGGTTATGCCGTCGGCGGACTTGCCGTGGGCGAGCCGCAGGAGGTGATGCTGCGCGTGCTCGATGAGACGGTGCCCGTGCTTCCCGCGGCAAAGCCGCGTTATCTGATGGGTGTCGGTACGCCGGACGATCTGTTGCAGTCGCTGTCGCGCGGCATCGACATGTTCGATTGCGTCATGCCGACGCGCGCCGGCCGACACGGCCAGGCCTATACGCGCTTTGGGCGTCTGAACCTTAAAAATGCCCGGCATGCGACCGATCCCGCGCCGCTCGACCCCGAAAGCCGGTGTCCGGCCGCACGCGATTATTCGCGCGCCTATCTGCACCATCTCGTCCGCAGCGAGGAAATCCTCGGCATGACGCTGCTGACCTGGGCCAATCTTGCCTATTATCAGGACCTCATGGCCGGGGCCCGCGCCGCGATCGGGGCCGGCAAGCTCGGAGACTATATCGCCGAGACCAAAGCCGGTTGGGCGAGGGGCGAAGAGGCATAA
- a CDS encoding GntR family transcriptional regulator: protein MNYVRSEQPLDLASAKEERPKTRAELIKEELADAIVRGAIGPGVALDEMGLAKRFGVSRTPIREAIRQLEAIGFAEARPRRGAVVAHITQARLNEMFAVMAELEAMCSSFSALKMPAEEKAALRSLHEQCAEFAEAGKLEGYMDLNFQFHEAIYRGTHNSYLTELTLSVRQRLAPFRRAQFSGFDRLKLSVVEHGRVVEAIERGDADGAAEAMRQHLQIVRDSVDEVKG, encoded by the coding sequence ATGAATTACGTCCGCTCCGAGCAGCCTCTCGACCTCGCATCCGCCAAGGAAGAGAGGCCCAAGACCCGCGCCGAACTCATCAAGGAAGAACTGGCCGACGCCATCGTCCGCGGCGCGATCGGGCCTGGCGTTGCGCTCGATGAGATGGGTTTGGCAAAGCGTTTCGGGGTCTCGCGCACACCGATCCGCGAGGCGATCCGTCAGCTCGAGGCCATCGGCTTTGCCGAAGCGCGGCCGCGCCGCGGCGCCGTCGTTGCGCATATCACTCAGGCACGGCTGAACGAAATGTTCGCCGTCATGGCCGAACTCGAAGCGATGTGCTCATCCTTCTCCGCACTGAAAATGCCGGCCGAAGAGAAAGCCGCGCTGCGCTCACTGCATGAGCAATGCGCCGAGTTTGCCGAAGCGGGCAAACTCGAAGGCTATATGGATCTGAACTTCCAGTTTCACGAAGCGATCTATCGCGGCACGCACAACTCCTATCTGACCGAGCTCACGCTGAGCGTACGCCAGCGTCTTGCCCCGTTCCGGCGCGCACAGTTTTCCGGTTTCGACCGCCTCAAACTGTCGGTCGTCGAACATGGCCGCGTCGTCGAAGCGATCGAGCGCGGCGATGCGGACGGCGCAGCGGAAGCGATGCGCCAGCACCTTCAGATCGTGCGCGACAGCGTCGACGAGGTGAAGGGCTGA
- a CDS encoding ABC transporter substrate-binding protein — protein MTMTGITRRTALALAASSSIVMAAMPAFALEKITGVTAQGGPTAQLFPFFIAMEKGYYKDEGLEVDIKFSKGSSDGARQLAAGNAEFAIVSAAALMQTQYAGFPLKVIMQVYYPDTFDIVVPEKSEIKSVKDLKGKTLGLSDLAGGEVTMTRASLSVAGVKEGSEVKMVVAGEGDPTTIRSFEEGRIQAYAGAKRDILLIPAQGIPIRVITPPEVATFPGDGLAVRAETLKEKPETLKKLVRGTLKGWAWAKANPDEAFKLMKTKWAAATLGENPVAEPFWQLVLKYYTAPDDVAKHGTILPARWKNYMDFMQLGAEEQKPLKGPVELDALLTNEIVDKAHEGLDLKAVN, from the coding sequence ATGACAATGACAGGTATCACGCGGAGAACCGCGCTCGCTCTTGCGGCGTCGAGTTCGATCGTTATGGCGGCCATGCCCGCTTTCGCGCTCGAAAAGATCACCGGCGTCACCGCCCAGGGCGGACCGACGGCTCAGCTCTTCCCTTTCTTCATTGCGATGGAAAAGGGCTATTACAAAGACGAGGGCCTTGAGGTCGACATCAAGTTCTCGAAAGGCTCCTCCGATGGCGCGCGTCAGCTCGCCGCCGGCAATGCCGAATTTGCGATCGTCTCGGCCGCCGCGCTGATGCAGACGCAATATGCGGGCTTTCCGCTTAAAGTGATCATGCAGGTCTATTATCCGGACACGTTCGATATCGTCGTGCCGGAAAAGAGCGAAATCAAATCGGTCAAGGATCTCAAGGGCAAGACGCTCGGCCTGTCCGATCTCGCCGGTGGTGAAGTCACCATGACGCGCGCCTCGCTATCGGTTGCGGGCGTCAAAGAAGGCTCGGAAGTGAAAATGGTCGTCGCCGGCGAAGGCGATCCGACCACAATCCGCTCCTTTGAGGAAGGCCGCATCCAGGCCTATGCCGGCGCCAAGCGCGATATTCTCCTGATCCCGGCGCAGGGCATTCCGATCCGTGTCATTACGCCGCCGGAAGTTGCCACCTTCCCGGGCGATGGTCTCGCCGTCCGCGCCGAAACGCTGAAGGAAAAGCCCGAAACGCTGAAGAAGCTCGTGCGCGGCACGCTCAAAGGCTGGGCCTGGGCCAAAGCCAATCCCGATGAAGCCTTCAAGCTGATGAAGACAAAGTGGGCGGCCGCAACGCTCGGCGAAAACCCCGTCGCGGAACCCTTCTGGCAGCTTGTTCTGAAGTACTACACCGCGCCGGACGATGTTGCGAAGCACGGCACCATCCTGCCCGCGCGCTGGAAGAACTATATGGACTTCATGCAGCTCGGCGCCGAAGAGCAGAAGCCGCTCAAGGGACCGGTCGAGCTCGATGCTCTCTTGACGAACGAGATCGTCGACAAGGCACATGAAGGATTGGATCTGAAAGCCGTCAACTGA
- a CDS encoding ABC transporter permease encodes MTIAYDASLAASSEVRIGNTIERHIELAKKRAARKRLINRLLATGFGLFVLFTWWLMSYLGLIHRLIIPPPGEVATAFFRVVNASYFWPNTNVTLMEIGIGFALGLASGVIFGVGVAMFDSVRATIYPYLVALQAPPKILLAPIFITWFGFDQASKIAMAVVMSFFPMFLNTLTGLSSVEPNAVKLMRSLTASRWQTFRYLLLPNALPTMMAGVKLCWTLAVLGVVVGEFVGASAGIGYLIYAFNFQLDISGVFVLIILLSLFTLVVYQLIEKLEKKIIFWSGM; translated from the coding sequence ATGACCATTGCCTATGACGCTTCTCTCGCCGCCTCATCGGAGGTCCGTATCGGCAATACGATCGAGCGGCATATCGAACTTGCGAAAAAGCGCGCGGCGCGCAAACGCTTGATCAACCGGCTGCTCGCGACGGGTTTTGGCCTGTTCGTCCTGTTCACCTGGTGGCTGATGTCTTATCTCGGTCTCATCCACCGGCTGATCATTCCGCCGCCGGGCGAAGTGGCCACCGCCTTCTTCCGCGTCGTCAACGCCAGTTATTTCTGGCCGAACACCAATGTCACGCTGATGGAAATCGGCATCGGCTTTGCGCTCGGCCTTGCGAGCGGCGTGATCTTCGGCGTCGGCGTTGCGATGTTCGATAGCGTGCGCGCGACGATCTATCCCTATCTCGTCGCATTGCAGGCGCCGCCGAAAATTCTGCTCGCGCCGATTTTCATCACCTGGTTCGGTTTCGATCAGGCGTCGAAGATCGCCATGGCCGTGGTGATGAGCTTCTTTCCGATGTTCCTCAACACGCTGACGGGTCTTTCATCGGTCGAGCCGAATGCCGTCAAGCTGATGCGCTCGCTGACCGCCTCGCGCTGGCAGACCTTCCGCTACCTTCTTCTGCCGAACGCCCTGCCGACCATGATGGCCGGCGTCAAACTCTGCTGGACGCTCGCCGTGCTCGGCGTCGTCGTCGGCGAGTTCGTCGGCGCCTCCGCCGGCATCGGCTATCTGATCTACGCCTTCAATTTCCAACTCGATATCAGCGGCGTGTTCGTTTTGATCATCCTGCTCTCGCTGTTCACGCTGGTCGTCTATCAGCTGATCGAGAAGCTGGAGAAAAAAATAATATTCTGGTCGGGGATGTAA
- a CDS encoding ABC transporter ATP-binding protein, whose product MVGVLEKSAAAATGEHLIEGRHLTKVYATSTGPLVALDDVSFTIREGEFVSLVGPSGCGKSTLLSLMGGLEERSEGTLTLNGEDLFKPRPDIGFMLQTAVLFPWRTVTENVRLPGTILNLDKKAQAERCAELIQLVGLGGFEERYPNELSGGMRQRVALARLLAHDPDVLLMDEPFGALDEFTRETMNLELLRIWSATKKTVVFVTHNIGEAVFLSDRIFVMTPRPGRLAGVVEVDLPRPRTTEIMREPRYSEIVFDIRHMLGVD is encoded by the coding sequence ATGGTTGGGGTACTTGAGAAATCAGCGGCCGCTGCGACCGGCGAACATCTGATCGAAGGACGCCATCTTACAAAGGTCTACGCCACGAGCACCGGGCCGCTCGTAGCTTTGGACGATGTGTCCTTCACGATCCGCGAAGGCGAATTCGTCTCGCTGGTCGGGCCGTCGGGCTGCGGCAAGAGCACCCTGCTCAGCCTCATGGGTGGGCTCGAGGAGCGCTCCGAAGGCACGCTGACGCTGAACGGTGAGGATCTCTTCAAACCGCGCCCCGATATCGGCTTCATGCTGCAGACCGCGGTTCTCTTTCCCTGGCGCACCGTCACGGAAAATGTCCGCCTGCCCGGCACCATTCTCAATCTCGATAAGAAGGCGCAGGCCGAACGCTGCGCCGAACTGATCCAGCTTGTCGGCCTTGGCGGTTTTGAAGAGCGCTATCCGAACGAGTTGTCCGGCGGCATGCGCCAGCGCGTGGCGCTGGCGCGCCTCCTCGCTCACGATCCGGACGTTCTTCTGATGGACGAGCCGTTCGGAGCACTCGATGAGTTCACGCGCGAGACGATGAATCTCGAACTCCTGCGCATCTGGTCGGCAACGAAGAAGACCGTCGTCTTCGTCACCCACAATATCGGCGAAGCGGTTTTTCTGTCCGACCGCATCTTTGTCATGACGCCGCGGCCCGGACGCCTTGCCGGTGTCGTGGAGGTCGATCTGCCGCGTCCGCGCACGACGGAGATCATGCGCGAGCCTCGCTACTCCGAAATCGTATTCGACATCCGCCACATGCTGGGCGTGGACTGA
- a CDS encoding DUF2934 domain-containing protein, which translates to MLDRHEKIQTRAYALWEKMGYPHGADWDHWLEAEKLVDSELLKGFKPKKAPAKPKAKKSGKAA; encoded by the coding sequence ATGCTCGACCGTCATGAGAAGATCCAGACGCGCGCTTACGCGTTGTGGGAGAAGATGGGGTATCCGCACGGCGCCGATTGGGACCATTGGCTCGAGGCTGAAAAACTGGTCGATAGCGAACTTCTGAAGGGGTTCAAGCCGAAAAAGGCTCCGGCAAAGCCGAAGGCCAAGAAGTCCGGCAAGGCCGCCTGA
- a CDS encoding NAD(P)/FAD-dependent oxidoreductase, whose translation MLDALIIGAGPAGASCALWLAKLGLSPMLVDAGTAPGGLLHDSPYRNDWIVTQPGVTGPDLAEGIGLALAATGVPMMLGSFARSAIKSSGGFEVSFELPDGAPRMLATRNIVIATGVKPRSGGFERSESLLIGPGAHIAKQEFKGRRVAILGGGDNAFENYEFVKRAGASAVHIYARTVRAGHVFTERAAPGDVRIGAYVVDPVSIQVDDESYDLLLVMYGWEPVPVFAAQLNLQRDAKGYISVAFDTCETSLPGVYAIGEVTARSHPSVVTAMADGITAAKAIQRAVERG comes from the coding sequence ATGCTGGACGCGCTGATCATCGGCGCCGGCCCTGCCGGTGCGTCCTGCGCTTTGTGGCTGGCCAAGCTCGGCCTCAGTCCCATGCTGGTCGATGCGGGCACGGCGCCCGGCGGCCTTCTCCACGACAGCCCCTATAGAAATGATTGGATCGTCACCCAGCCCGGCGTGACTGGCCCCGATCTTGCCGAAGGCATCGGCCTTGCGCTGGCGGCGACGGGCGTTCCGATGATGCTCGGAAGTTTTGCGCGCAGCGCCATCAAAAGCAGCGGAGGCTTTGAAGTCTCGTTCGAACTGCCCGACGGGGCACCGCGCATGCTGGCGACCCGCAATATTGTGATCGCGACCGGCGTCAAGCCGCGCAGCGGCGGTTTCGAGCGTTCGGAAAGCCTGCTCATCGGCCCGGGTGCGCATATCGCCAAACAGGAGTTCAAGGGACGCCGCGTCGCCATTCTCGGGGGTGGCGACAATGCGTTCGAGAACTATGAATTCGTCAAACGCGCCGGCGCTTCCGCCGTGCACATTTATGCGCGCACCGTGCGGGCAGGGCATGTTTTTACGGAACGCGCAGCGCCTGGCGATGTGCGGATCGGCGCTTATGTCGTCGATCCCGTGTCCATACAGGTCGATGACGAGAGCTATGATCTTCTGCTTGTGATGTACGGGTGGGAGCCGGTGCCGGTCTTCGCCGCACAGTTGAATCTCCAGCGCGACGCCAAAGGCTATATTTCGGTTGCCTTCGACACCTGCGAAACCTCATTGCCCGGCGTCTATGCGATCGGGGAAGTGACGGCCCGCAGCCATCCCAGCGTCGTCACCGCCATGGCCGACGGGATCACGGCCGCCAAGGCCATCCAGCGGGCCGTAGAGCGGGGCTGA
- a CDS encoding PstS family phosphate ABC transporter substrate-binding protein — MKFATLASASALVLSTVLAVSGAEARDQIRIVGSSTVYPFTTAVAEQLGKTGIKTPVVESTGTGGGMKLFCAGVGVDHPDASNASRRIKKGEFEDCQKNGVTDIVELKIGFDGIVIANAKSGPAFKVTKEQLFKALAREVPGADGKLVANPNKSWKDVDASLPAEKIEVLGPPPTSGTRDAFLELVMESGAEKLPGMADLKKADAKAFEKVWKSIREDGAYIDAGENDNLIVQKLEANPAAVGIFGYSFLEENTSKIKGASVNGGEPTYENIATGKYAVSRPLFVYVKKQHVGVVPGVDKFVEEYVSDKAIGEDGYLSAKGLVPLPAEERAKVAEAAKSLKTLGAEAF, encoded by the coding sequence GTGAAATTCGCCACCCTCGCGAGCGCCAGCGCTCTCGTTCTTTCCACCGTCCTCGCCGTCTCCGGCGCTGAGGCGCGTGACCAAATCCGCATCGTCGGCTCCTCGACGGTGTATCCCTTTACGACCGCCGTTGCCGAACAGCTCGGCAAGACCGGCATCAAGACCCCGGTCGTCGAATCGACTGGCACGGGCGGCGGCATGAAGCTGTTCTGCGCCGGCGTCGGCGTCGACCATCCGGATGCGTCGAACGCGTCGCGCCGCATCAAGAAGGGCGAGTTCGAGGATTGCCAGAAGAACGGCGTCACCGACATCGTCGAACTGAAGATCGGCTTCGACGGCATCGTCATCGCCAACGCCAAGAGCGGCCCGGCCTTCAAGGTCACCAAGGAACAGCTGTTCAAGGCTCTGGCCCGCGAAGTTCCGGGCGCCGACGGCAAGCTCGTCGCCAACCCGAACAAGTCCTGGAAGGACGTCGATGCGTCGCTCCCGGCTGAAAAGATCGAAGTTCTCGGCCCGCCGCCGACTTCCGGCACGCGCGATGCGTTCCTTGAGCTGGTGATGGAATCGGGCGCCGAGAAGCTCCCGGGCATGGCCGACCTGAAGAAGGCCGATGCGAAGGCCTTTGAAAAGGTCTGGAAGTCGATCCGTGAAGACGGCGCCTATATCGACGCCGGCGAGAACGACAACCTGATCGTCCAGAAGCTCGAAGCCAATCCGGCTGCGGTCGGCATCTTCGGCTACTCGTTCCTCGAAGAGAACACCTCGAAGATCAAGGGCGCGTCCGTCAATGGCGGCGAACCCACCTACGAGAACATCGCCACCGGCAAATACGCCGTCTCCCGTCCGCTCTTCGTCTATGTGAAGAAGCAGCACGTGGGCGTCGTCCCGGGCGTCGACAAGTTCGTCGAAGAGTACGTCTCCGACAAGGCGATCGGCGAAGACGGCTACCTCTCGGCCAAGGGCCTCGTTCCGCTCCCGGCGGAAGAGCGTGCCAAGGTCGCGGAAGCTGCCAAGTCGCTGAAGACCCTCGGCGCGGAAGCGTTCTGA
- the pstC gene encoding phosphate ABC transporter permease subunit PstC, translating into MAWIYLLVAAALAALGFYAGRARAYKFRADGAAVHSLPGYHGYYVALAIIIPMAALFILWSVVEPKLLETQALNALPQAFQPVDELARATRLREIQNVAAGQTFSEIAPEVRAVGEGYAHSLLLSHWAKLVVGIALGFLGYLWAMRRLTPLFRARNTVEKIVKIVLLSCSIVAVITTLGIVFSVLFETMRFFARSPWWDFLFGLHWSPQTAMRADQVGSSGAFGAVPLFVGTTLIMFIAMLVAAPIGLFSAIYMAEYASPRVRSIAKPVLEVLAGVPTVVFGFFAALTVAPVIRRLGESAGIDVASESALAAGLVMGVMIIPFVSSLSDDVINAVPQSLRDGSYGMGATKSETIKKVVLPAALPGIVSAMMLAVSRAVGETMIVVMAAGLAANLTFNPLEAVTTVTVQIKTLLTGDQEFDSAKTLSAFALGFVLFFFTLAMNYVALQVVRRYREQYD; encoded by the coding sequence ATGGCGTGGATATATCTTCTTGTAGCGGCAGCTCTGGCTGCGCTCGGTTTCTACGCAGGACGCGCTCGCGCCTATAAGTTCCGCGCGGATGGCGCAGCGGTCCATTCGTTGCCCGGCTATCACGGCTACTATGTGGCTCTCGCCATCATAATCCCGATGGCGGCTCTCTTCATTCTCTGGTCGGTCGTCGAACCGAAACTGCTTGAGACGCAGGCGCTGAACGCGCTGCCCCAGGCGTTCCAGCCGGTCGACGAACTGGCGCGCGCAACGCGCCTTCGCGAAATTCAGAACGTTGCCGCCGGACAGACCTTCAGCGAGATCGCGCCGGAAGTGCGCGCGGTCGGCGAAGGCTATGCTCATAGCCTGCTGCTCTCGCATTGGGCCAAGCTCGTCGTTGGCATCGCTCTTGGCTTCCTCGGTTATCTCTGGGCAATGCGCCGCCTGACGCCGCTGTTCCGCGCGCGCAATACGGTCGAGAAGATCGTCAAGATCGTCCTTCTTTCCTGCTCGATCGTCGCCGTCATTACGACGCTCGGCATCGTGTTCTCGGTTCTGTTCGAGACCATGCGCTTCTTTGCGCGCTCGCCCTGGTGGGATTTCCTCTTCGGCCTGCACTGGAGTCCGCAGACGGCGATGCGCGCCGATCAGGTCGGCTCCTCCGGCGCATTCGGCGCGGTGCCGCTCTTTGTCGGCACGACGCTGATCATGTTCATCGCCATGCTGGTCGCCGCTCCCATCGGCCTGTTCTCGGCGATCTATATGGCCGAATACGCATCGCCGCGCGTGCGCTCGATCGCAAAGCCGGTGCTCGAAGTTCTGGCCGGCGTTCCGACCGTCGTGTTCGGCTTCTTCGCAGCGCTCACCGTCGCCCCTGTCATCCGGCGTCTCGGCGAAAGCGCCGGCATCGATGTCGCCTCCGAGAGCGCGCTTGCCGCGGGCCTTGTGATGGGCGTCATGATCATTCCCTTCGTCTCCTCGCTCTCCGACGACGTCATCAACGCCGTGCCGCAGTCGCTGCGCGACGGCTCCTACGGGATGGGCGCGACGAAATCCGAAACCATCAAGAAAGTGGTTCTGCCGGCAGCTCTGCCCGGCATCGTTTCGGCCATGATGCTCGCCGTCAGCCGCGCCGTCGGTGAGACCATGATCGTCGTCATGGCCGCGGGCCTTGCTGCGAACCTCACCTTCAATCCGCTCGAAGCCGTCACCACCGTCACCGTGCAGATCAAGACGCTGCTCACGGGCGACCAGGAATTCGACAGCGCCAAGACGCTCTCGGCTTTCGCGCTGGGCTTTGTTCTCTTCTTCTTCACCCTGGCGATGAACTACGTCGCCCTCCAGGTCGTACGCCGGTATCGCGAACAATATGACTGA